One genomic segment of Triplophysa rosa linkage group LG22, Trosa_1v2, whole genome shotgun sequence includes these proteins:
- the pcna gene encoding proliferating cell nuclear antigen gives MFEARLVQGSILKKVLEALKDLITEACWDVSSSGISLQSMDSSHVSLVQLTLRSDGFDSYRCDRNLAMGVNLSSMSKILKCAGNEDIITLRAEDNADSLALVFETLNQEKVSDYEMKLMDLDVEQLGIPEQEYSCVVKMPSGEFARICRDLSQIGDAVMISCAKDGVKFSASGELGTGNIKLSQTSNVDKEDEAVTIEMNEPVQLIFALNYLNFFTKATPLSKTVTLSMSADIPLVVEYKIADMGHIKYYLAPKIDEESS, from the exons ATGTTTGAGGCACGTCTCGTTCAAGGATCCATCCTTAAGAAGGTTCTCGAGGCTCTGAAGGACCTCATCACCGAGGCGTGCTGGGATGTGAGCTCATCGGGCATCTCTCTGCAGAGCATGGACTCGTCTCACGTGTCTCTGGTGCAGCTCACACTCCGGAGCGATGGGTTCGACTCTTACCGCTGCGACAGAAACCTCGCCATGGGTGTCAACTTGAGCAG CATGTCAAAGATTCTGAAGTGTGCTGGAAATGAAGATATCATCACGCTCAGAGCTGAAGACAATGCAGATTCTCTGGCACTGGTCTTTGAAACTCTCA ATCAAGAGAAAGTGTCAGATTATGAGATGAAGTTGATGGACTTGGATGTGGAGCAGCTTGGGATTCCA GAGCAGGAATACAGCTGCGTGGTAAAGATGCCCTCTGGGGAGTTTGCCAGAATCTGCAGAGATCTGTCACAGATCGGCGACGCTGTCATGATCTCCTGCGCCAAGGATGGCGTGAAGTTCTCTGCCAGCGGAGAGCTGGGCACGGGCAACATCAAGCTTTCACAGACCAGCAACGTCGACAAGGAGGATGAAGCG GTGACGATTGAGATGAACGAACCAGTGCAGCTCATTTTTGCCCTGAACTACCTGAACTTCTTTACCAAAGCCACGCCCCTGTCCAAGACGGTCACGCTGAGCATGTCCGCAGACATCCCACTCG TGGTTGAATATAAAATTGCAGACATGGGACACATCAAATACTACCTGGCCCCCAAGATTGACGAAGAGTCCTCATAA
- the LOC130546152 gene encoding GTPase IMAP family member 8-like, with amino-acid sequence MSQLDGAKVRQSHKPMTMVLLGTNSCNKCLIGNAIIRQQCFVAGPEMITSLDKTSVRIINTPDNLSEQEATSKEELNPSYPDPHVFLLVIEDNKLSQEEVKILDYLKERFGKNIVENTIIVKVSGEEESSEAPADENLTKVLNECGEQISVRKNEDVKESDLMKQLMEKWDKMQKRLRDPSNSAASEDHVYDDLDAIQQKESTVKGEDAKVQQPHKDISLVLLGLNNNKCMIGNAILQEDWFDAGKERHTKVKQVEDRSICVINTPDNLCRPIPKPDELNPSYPGPRVFLLVLEDNKLSQEEVKILDCLKERFGERMVENTIVVLVRGEAERSGEPNERADESLEKVLDECGTRVCVYKKNQDMKESELMKQLMEIWDNMEANSASGAHVYEEVDDIGLMKMKQTDERNVQNARPAADITVVLLGKNNDDKCLIGNIILGEERFQSEDCQTNTGKVEDQSVLLIKTSDSLNPEAHVMEEMKPLYTGPRVFLLVLQGHDVSLDEAEILLHLKRWFGDNIVKKTMLLVDSEKPSLDKSKSIETKKLLSECENKVCWYNKDVTKNELVKELMKYTTEIFQRDQASKHAGERSDSLRVPPVNFMGPNEKSSPLKLHVEPTPNKSGEKQAEVLVHQEHPGPVHQERMAASSTMTIVLLGQTGSGKSATGNTILGKQYFESHASSVPVTQVCQKEEVKVCGVKITVVDTPDFFNEDLKNREDQLRSCKDLIQRGPVVYLLVMELGRFTDGEREVLPRLKKEFGEDMTAKTVILFTNKEKLTGKTLNDYINETDEELKKLIQTCHSRCCAFNNNKKNNHQVKELMDVILSTQTDRNMTMKPQRNAFDRRHTKCRIM; translated from the exons ATGTCACAAC TGGATGGTGCAAAGGTCCGGCAGTCTCATAAGCCCATGACTATGGTGCTGCTGGGAACAAACAGCTGTAACAAGTGTCTGATTGGTAACGCTATCATCCGGCAACAGTGCTTTGTGGCTGGACCAGAAATGATTACGTCATTAGATAAAACATCCGTCCGTATTATCAACACTCCAGATAATCTCTCAGAACAAGAAGCTACCAGTAAAGAAGAGCTGAACCCATCATATCCAGATCCACATGTGTTTCTCCTGGTGATAGAAGATAACAAGCTCTCACAAGAAGAAGTGAAGATACTCGACTACCTGAAAGAGAGATTTGGAAAGAACATTGTGGAAAACACAATCATTGTGAAGGTTAGCGGCGAAGAGGAAAGTTCTGAAGCACCGGCCGATGAGAATCTCACAAAGGTTCTGAATGAGTGCGGGGAGCAAATTTCTGTTCGTAAGAATGAAGACGTAAAAGAATCTGATCTGATGAAGCAACTGATGGAGAAATGGGACAAAATGCAGAAGCGGCTTCGTGACCCAAGCAACTCTGCAGCTAGTGAAGATCa CGTTTATGATGATCTTGATGCCATTCAGCAGAAAGAGTCGACAGTTAAAG GGGAGGACGCAAAAGTCCAGCAGCCTCATAAAGACATCAGTCTGGTGCTGCTGGGATTGAACAACAACAAATGTATGATAGGCAACGCAATTCTTCAAGAAGATTGGTTTGATGCTGGAAAAGAAAGGCACACAAAGGTGAAACAAGTAGAAGATCGGTCGATCTGCGTTATCAACACTCCAGATAATCTCTGCCGGCCGATCCCAAAACCAGATGAGCTGAACCCATCATATCCAGGTCCACGTGTGTTTCTCCTGGTGCTAGAAGATAACAAGCTCTCACAAGAAGAAGTGAAGATACTGGACTGCCTGAAAGAGAGATTTGGAGAGAGAATGGTTGAAAATACGATCGTTGTACTGGTAAGAGGTGAAGCGGAACGTTCTGGAGAGCCAAATGAGCGAGCGGATGAGAGCCTGGAAAAAGTTCTGGATGAGTGCGGAACgagagtttgtgtttataagaaGAATCAAGACATGAAAGAATCTGAGCTGATGAAACAGCTAATGGAGATATGGGACAACATGGAAGCAAACTCTGCATCTGGAGCGCA CGTGTACGAGGAGGTTGATGACATTGGACTAATGAAGATGAAGCAGACAGATGAACGCAATG TGCAAAACGCTCGGCCAGCTGCAGACATCACAGTGGTGTTGCTGGGAAAGAACAACGACGACAAGTGTCTGATAGGAAACATCATTCTCGGGGAAGAGCGATTCCAGTCAGAAGACTGTCAGACAAATACAGGAAAAGTAGAAGATCAGAGTGTCTTACTTATCAAAACCTCAGACTCTCTGAACCCAGAAGCACACGTGATGGAAGAGATGAAGCCATTATACACGGGTCCTCGTGTGTTCCTCTTGGTTCTGCAGGGACATGATGTGTCTCTCGATGAGGCAGAAATACTTCTACATTTGAAGAGGTGGTTTGGAGACAACATAGTGAAAAAAACCATGTTGTTGGTTGACAGTGAAAAACCTTCACTTGACAAATCTAAGTCGATCGAGACTAAAAAGCTTCTGAGTGAGTGTGAAAACAAAGTGTGTTGGTATAACAAAGACGTAACAAAAAACGAACTGGTTAAAGAACTGATGAAATACACAACGGAAATCTTCCAGAGGGATCAGGCTTCAAAACATGCTGGAGAAAG ATCCGACAGTCTCAGAGTCCCACCCGTTAACTTCATGGGACCAAATGAAAAGAGTTCTCCTTTAAAACTGCATGTGGAGCCAACACCAAACAAGTCAG GTGAAAAACAAGCGGAAGTGTTAGTTCATCAGGAGCATCCGGGACCAGTTCATCAGGAGCGCATGGCTGCCTCCTCCACCATGACCATTGTGCTGCTGGGACAGACAGGAAGTGGGAAGAGCGCTACAGGAAACACCATCCTTGGAAAGCAGTATTTTGAGTCTCACGCCAGTTCTGTGCCAGTAACGCAGGTGTGTCAGAAAGAAGAAGTCAAAGTGTGTGGAGTGAAGATCACGGTCGTAGACACCCCAGATTTCTTTAATGAAGATCTTAAAAACCGAGAGGACCAGCTGAGATCATGCAAAGATCTCATTCAGCGCGGGCCTGTTGTGTATTTACTGGTGATGGAGCTCGGCCGTTTcacagatggagagagagaggttctGCCACGCTTGAAGAAAGAGTTTGGTGAGGACATGACCGCAAAAACTGTGATTCTTTTTACCAATAAAGAGAAACTGACTGGCAAGACTTTGAATGATTACATCAACGAAACCGATGAAGAACTTAAGAAACTGATCCAAACCTGTCACTCAAGGTGTTGCGCatttaacaacaacaagaaaaacaatCATCAGGTAAAGGAACTCATGGACGTCATTTTGAGTACGCAGACTGACAGAAATATGACTATGAAACCTCAGCGTAATGCTTTCGACAGGAGACACACCAAATGCAGAATCATGTAG